The Daucus carota subsp. sativus chromosome 9, DH1 v3.0, whole genome shotgun sequence genome window below encodes:
- the LOC108201296 gene encoding uncharacterized protein LOC108201296 — protein MGEDGTMKCPCKRCRNLNWLSIDDVRFHLFAKGMLEGYTVWTSHGEERGRKRSRTSHNRYCVREPTRVEQPVDLNAMLHDFAGENSEFYNNVDTGTRNVEEVPNDSARKLYEVIVENGAPIYPGNTKYTRLSFTTKLLEFKNISHCSNKAFDSLLTLFADVLPKKHTLPQTYYEMKKIMKGLRVEYQKIDLCENDCMLFYGDDKDKVVCDICGQDRYRDVLRKDGKKIPKKILRHFPLIPRLQRLYMSKHTSDHMRWYKNRDVKDGEISHPADGEEWKNFDRRYPSFAQEIRNIRLGLATDGFNPFGPTGKKTYSVWPIVVVVYNLPPSMCMKKPYMFMTDIVPGPNSIGKDINVCLRPLIDELKILWNTGIETYDQSLKQNFTMRAALMWTISDYPAMSMISGWSGKGKLGCQVCLGSVQGFQLKHCGKCSFYGTNRIFLEPNDPLRRKSNLFDNAERRVFRGRLSGEGVKELLDGLVFPPPGKTNTKARSIGYGEEHHWTHVPIFYELPYWSSHSLRYSIDIMHTEKNVFENLFFTIVNAKKSKDHKKARADCKHFGVLPHLWIDENGKSPKAPFSITRKQRKLLCEWISSLKLPDGYSSNISRCCNVEECTFYGFKSHDCHIFLQKLLPLAIRELLPAPIADAITAIANFFQDLCSSTVTKTDLEIMEKSVVKALCLLETIFPQSWFDSMEHLVVHLAEEIRLAGPAYWHWMYPIERLLGKLKQKVGNKARVEGSIAERYMEEEIVNICAFYFASDSIHNKLSRNEVLFDVQKTDKLEVFKYPCDSLGKERSRYLNDDEQLLADEYVLLNSPEVQPYLRRYQDRVMRQRPETTPQQLDHIVKTRFKAWFKKKVEKDEIDGPRFMDLLEGPALKVMTFETCQVNGYKFSTSSASGSGVVVKGTLHENNLDYYGQLIEISRKWCEDR, from the exons ATGGGAGAAGATGGTACAATGAAGTGTCCTTGTAAACGTTGTAGGAATTTGAATTGGTTAAGCATCGATGATGTTAGATTCCATTTATTTGCTAAGGGGATGCTTGAGGGTTATACCGTTTGGACATCacatggtgaagaaagaggaagaaaacgTAGTCGAACATCGCATAATCGTTATTGTGTTCGGGAACCTACGAGGGTAGAACAACCGGTAGATTTGAATGCGATGCTACATGATTTTGCCGGTGAAAATTCCGAATTTTATAACAACGTGGATACGGGAACTAGGAATGTAGAAGAAGTTCCAAATGATAGTGCAAGAAAATTGTATGAGGTGATTGTTGAAAATGGAGCACCTATTTATCCCGGTAATACGAAGTATACAAGATTAAGCTTTACCACAAAATTGTTAGAATTCAAGAATATCTCACATTGTAGTAATAAGGCTTTTGATAGTTTGCTTACACTTTTTGCGGATGTATTACCAAAAAAACACACGTTGCCCCAAACTTATTATGAAATGAAGAAGATAATGAAGGGTTTGAGGGTTGAATATCAAAAGATTGATTTAtgtgagaatgattgtatgttattttatggagatgacaaggataaagttgtgtgtgatatatgtgGTCAAGATCGTTATCGGGATGTTTTGAGGAAAGATggtaaaaaaataccaaaaaaaatattgagacatTTTCCTTTGATTCCTCGACTACAACGCTTGTATATGTCAAAACATACATCCGACCATATGAGATGGTACAAGAATCGAGATGTCAAAGATGGAGAAATTAGTCATCCCGCGGACGGAGAAGAGTGGAAAAATTTTGATCGTCGATATCCATcatttgctcaagaaattcGTAATATAAGGCTTGGCCTTGCAACCGACGGTTTCAACCCATTTGGCCCTACCGGGAAAAAAACATATAGTGTGTGGCCCATAGTAGTAGTTGTCTACAATCTTCCGCCATCAATGTGCATGAAAAAACCCTATATGTTTATGACCGATATAGTGCCGGGTCCGAATAGCATTGGCAAAGATATTAACGTTTGTCTAAGGCCtctcattgatgaattgaagatATTGTGGAATACAGGAATTGAAACATATGATCAAtctttgaaacaaaattttacaatgaGAGCGGCTCTTATGTGGACAATTAGTGATTATCCCGCTATGAGTATGATAAGTGGATGGTCGGGTAAAGGAAAATTAGGATGTCAAGTGTGTCTTGGAAGTGTGCAAGGGTTTCAATTAAAACATTGTGGTAAATGTAGTTTCTATGGCACGAACCGAATATTCCTTGAACCGAATGATCCACTACGTCGGAaaagtaatttgtttgataatgcGGAAAGAAGAGTGTTTCGTGGTCGTTTGTCCGGGGAGGGTGTAAAGGAGTTGCTTGACGGTTTAGTTTTTCCACCACCCGGAAAGACTAATACAAAGGCGAGGAGTATTGGATATGGGGAAGAGCATCATTGGACTCATGTTCCAATTTTTTATGAACTCCCTTATTGGTCTTCACATAGTTtacgatattcaattgatatcatgcatacggaaaaaaatgtttttgagaaCCTATTTTTTACTATTGTGAATGCGAAGAAGTCAAAGGATCACAAAAAAGCAAGAGCGGATTGCAAGCACTTTGGTGTGTTACCTCATTTGTGGATTGATGAAAATGGCAAGTCACCCAAAGCACCTTTTTCCATTACAAGAAAACAACGTAAACTTTTGTGTGAATGGATTAGTTCACTGAAACTTCCAGACGGTTATTCCTCAAATATATCTCGTTGTTGTAATGTTGAGGAGTGTACATTTTATGGATTCAAATCGcatgattgtcatatatttcttcaaaaattattgcCTCTTGCAATTCGTGAGCTTTTACCGGCGCCTATTGCGGATGCCATCACGGCAattgcaaatttttttcaagatttgtgcTCATCCACGGTTACAAAAACCGATTTGGAAATAATGGAAAAATCAGTTGTGAAAGCATTGTGTTTGTTagaaacaatttttcctcaaaGTTGGTTTGATTCGATGGAACACTTGGTTGTGCATTTGGCGGAAGAAATTAGACTTGCTGGACCTGCTTACTGGCATTGGATGTATCCAATTGAGCGTTTATTGGGGAAACTAAAACAAAAGGTCGGCAATAAAGCAAGAGTTGAGGGTTCCATTGCCGAACGATATATGGAGGAGGAGATTGTCAATATTTGTGCGTTTTACTTTGCATCCGACTCGATTCACAATAAATTAAGTCGTAatgaagttttgtttgatgtACAAAAGACCGACAAATTAGAAGTTTTTAAATATCCATGTGATTCTCTTGGAAAAGAACGAAGTCGATATTTGAATGATGATGAGCAATTATTAGCTGATGAATATGTTCTTCTAAACTCTCCTGAAGTTCAACCTTATCTAAG GAGGTACCAAGATCGAGTTATGAGACAACGTCCTGAGACAACGCCACAACAATTAGATCATATTGTGAAAACTCGATTCAAAGCTTGGTTTAagaaaaaggttgagaaagacgAGATAGACGGACCTCGTTTCATGGACTTACTAGAAGGACCGGCATTAAAGGTCATGACTTTTGAAACTTGTCAAGTTAatggatataaattttcaacatcATCCGCATCCGGTTCCGGTGTTGTTGTTAAGGGAACTTTGCACGAAAATAATCTTGATTATTATGGTCAACTAATAGAAATT TCTCGGAAATGGTGTGAGGATCGATAA
- the LOC108208667 gene encoding uncharacterized protein LOC108208667, with protein sequence MPRSHSCGIFGAKIPTRPRRINISDGHIEDNEAKKTLLAIIRARWPLGKYTFSDIDAAYPKWLGLRVEEFLKYYRQLKGQSRSQAKAIIEDHIKVTIKRTMNELKRRIERKSREEGVSKLALKPEYWNIIFWKDLLKYWDTDEGHLHRSEVGAANRQRVERLHSAGARSFNRVRENMKKKLSKSPTKLEVWDECHTRITSTPESRIYTTPAAMRIAERYASILDRMPVEVTQTGERDEPWDWWMEAMEVPQGERPKKNYVLGFPKARASDLIPTLATRYRDSTRGGAGSSSSAPTQNPVVPDSIFLPIVRNVLNETRANPLQFARRLSDEEITTFARTALEASDPAADPARRAEWNNLLGGEVVHIVGTLLEDVLQKMDARAKMATAQEGEKDYTDVDEDTDGNTDDEGEGEAGGEGGGEGGGEGGGEGGGEDGGEGDGESSDVSLTD encoded by the exons ATGCCACGGTCACATTCATGCGGCATTTTTGGAGCTAAGATACCAACAAGACCTCGACGGATCAATATCTCCGATGGACA TATTGAAGATAATGAGGCAAAAAAGACTTTGCTTGCGATTATTCGGGCAAGATGGCCTTTGGGTAAGTACACGTTTAGTGACATAGACGCGGCTTACCCAAAGTGGCTCGGTCTAAGGGTTGAGGAGTTTCTC AAATATTATAGGCAATTGAAAGGTCAAAGCCGTTCACAAGCCAAAGCTATCATTGAAGATCACATAAAGGTCACAATCAAAAGGACCATGAATGAATTGAAGAGGAGGATCGAGAGGAAGTCAAGGGAGGAAGGGGTTTCGAAGTTGGCTTTGAAACCGGAATATTGGAATATCATTTTTTGGAAAGATCTTCTCAAGTATTGGGACACGGATGAAGGCCACTTGCATAGGTCGGAAGTTGGAGCTGCTAATCGGCAACGCGTGGAAAGGTTGCATAGCGCGGGTGCTCGCTCCTTCAACCGTGTGCGCGAG AACATGAAAAAGAAATTGTCTAAAAGTCCGACAAAGCTTGAGGTGTGGGATGAATGCCACACTAGGATCACCTCCACTCCCGAGAGCCGGATATATACTACCCCCGCCGCTATGCGCATTGCG GAACGATATGCCTCCATTCTTGATCGTATGCCGGTGGAGGTTACTCAAACGGGGGAGCGGGATGAGCCTTGGGATTGGTGGATGGAAGCAATGGAGGTTCCCCAAGGCGAGAGGCCAAAAAAGAACTATGTTCTGGGGTTCCCCAAAGCTCGAGCTAGTGATTTGATCCCAACACTAGCCACGCGCTATAGGGATTCCACCCGTGGCGGCGCCGGCTCATCCTCATCCGCTCCAACACAAAATCCGGTGGTTCCCGATTCCATCTTCCTCCCGATTGTCCGCAATGTGCTCAATGAAACCCGTGCCAATCCTCTGCAATTTGCTCGTCGCCTATCGGATGAGGAGATAACAACCTTTGCACGCACAGCCCTCGAGGCATCCGATCCAGCCGCTGACCCGGCTCGGAGGGCGGAATGGAATAACCTTCTTGGCGGCGAGGTTGTGCATATTGTAGGGACATTGCTCGAGGATGTCCTCCAAAAAATGGATGCTCGTGCTAAAATG GCAACTGCGCAAGAGGGAGAGAAAGATTACACGGATGTGGACGAGGACACGGATGGAAACACGGATGATGAGGGTGAAGGCGAAGCCGGCGGTGAAGGTGGTGGGGAAGGCGGTGGTGAAGGCGGTGGTGAAGGCGGTGGTGAAGATGGTGGCGAAGGCGATGGTGAATCATCCGATGTTTCTTTGACCGATTag